The Nonlabens spongiae genome contains a region encoding:
- a CDS encoding NgoBV family restriction endonuclease: MKLSASQLYDALVNDYGIIGETGNIKFTVKDLSILIKTKDSVGNLLQEWLKAWFTENSIDFVENNNSQSFPDFLLNPDDFTKGLLEVKSFDFDRGPGFDLANFDSYCNSLLTHAYRLDSDYLILSYQMIDGQIGIKNVWLKKIWELACPSSTYPLKVQEKKNVIYNIRPSVWYSTRSKFKPFNSKEEFLSALNNTRYQYPQTRFKNGHWLNKVLKNYEEYTGEMLVVE, translated from the coding sequence ATGAAATTATCTGCCTCACAGCTTTATGACGCTCTGGTAAATGACTATGGAATTATTGGAGAAACTGGAAACATCAAGTTTACGGTAAAAGACTTAAGCATCTTGATCAAGACTAAAGATTCTGTTGGAAATTTACTTCAGGAATGGCTTAAAGCTTGGTTTACTGAGAATTCTATTGATTTTGTTGAAAACAATAATTCTCAATCCTTTCCTGACTTTTTATTGAACCCAGATGATTTTACAAAAGGCCTTCTTGAGGTTAAGTCTTTCGACTTTGATAGAGGTCCAGGTTTTGATCTTGCAAATTTCGATTCTTATTGCAACTCTTTACTGACTCATGCGTATCGTCTAGATTCAGATTACTTAATCCTATCTTATCAAATGATTGATGGACAAATCGGAATCAAGAATGTATGGTTGAAAAAAATATGGGAGTTAGCGTGTCCAAGTAGTACATACCCATTGAAGGTACAGGAGAAGAAAAATGTAATTTATAACATCAGACCCAGCGTCTGGTATTCAACGCGTTCTAAATTTAAGCCCTTCAATTCAAAAGAAGAATTTCTTTCTGCGTTAAACAATACAAGATATCAATATCCACAAACACGTTTCAAAAATGGACATTGGTTGAATAAAGTACTAAAAAATTACGAAGAATATACAGGTGAAATGCTTGTTGTAGAATAG
- a CDS encoding GTPase, whose protein sequence is MARRLIFVYNANSGKFNAWLDSAHKILSPKTYQCRLCDLTYGIFKENEDWARFRESVIKSNPDLQLEFLHIDEFEKKYWSKWLPKYQYPCILEKSEQPQDYNDGFGTNSGLDVFMSQEEMNRIDNTHALIDSITKKLKL, encoded by the coding sequence TTGGCACGCCGGCTCATTTTTGTGTATAACGCAAATTCCGGGAAGTTCAACGCTTGGCTGGATAGTGCTCACAAAATTTTGAGTCCCAAAACCTACCAGTGCCGTTTATGTGATCTGACTTACGGAATATTTAAGGAGAATGAAGACTGGGCACGCTTTCGCGAAAGCGTAATTAAATCAAACCCTGATCTACAGTTGGAATTTCTTCATATAGACGAGTTTGAGAAAAAGTACTGGTCCAAGTGGCTGCCTAAATATCAGTATCCCTGCATCTTAGAAAAAAGTGAGCAGCCGCAGGATTACAACGATGGGTTTGGAACCAACTCTGGGCTTGATGTTTTTATGAGTCAAGAAGAAATGAATAGAATAGATAACACCCATGCGCTCATCGATTCCATCACCAAAAAATTGAAATTATGA
- a CDS encoding ceramidase produces the protein MSHPKIMMNNWFQEIQDSGPIYKETVMNRFPVEPFNTVSNFIFLATILYFSYLIYKSDKKHLFLTICMPVYLIGFIGGTVYHATRSAEIWLLMDWVPIVLLCLACSIYFLIRAKTTLLSKIVLLFVVILLNILPRWLDFPARFSTSLGYVGTGAAVVLPLVFYGKSIKWRYFGNIILSILSFIAAVSFRTLDRLQDLDMFWMGTHWLWHTLGGVAVFFLMRYIYLDQEKSVGAESREQRKLV, from the coding sequence TTGAGTCATCCCAAAATCATGATGAATAACTGGTTTCAAGAAATACAAGACAGCGGTCCTATTTATAAGGAAACAGTGATGAATCGTTTTCCCGTGGAACCTTTCAATACGGTCAGTAATTTTATTTTTCTTGCGACCATCTTATATTTCTCCTACCTCATTTACAAGAGCGATAAAAAACATTTGTTTCTTACGATTTGTATGCCGGTGTACCTCATCGGTTTTATAGGTGGAACGGTGTATCATGCGACCCGCAGCGCAGAAATATGGCTGCTCATGGACTGGGTACCTATCGTGTTACTCTGTCTGGCGTGTAGTATTTATTTCTTGATTCGTGCCAAAACTACGCTACTCAGCAAGATTGTTTTGCTCTTTGTGGTGATCTTGCTTAATATTTTGCCGCGCTGGCTGGATTTTCCTGCACGGTTCAGTACATCGCTGGGATATGTGGGAACTGGAGCTGCAGTAGTGTTACCGCTTGTCTTTTATGGCAAGAGTATTAAATGGAGGTATTTTGGAAATATCATTTTGTCAATTTTGTCCTTTATTGCGGCGGTGAGCTTCCGTACGCTGGATCGATTACAGGATCTCGATATGTTCTGGATGGGAACCCACTGGTTATGGCATACACTGGGAGGAGTTGCCGTCTTTTTCCTGATGCGGTACATCTATCTGGATCAAGAGAAATCGGTGGGTGCAGAATCACGTGAACAGCGTAAATTGGTTTAA
- a CDS encoding HU domain-containing protein — protein MFVAMNIAEYISELLYRHECVVIPGFGALITRRVPAQYFQSTHTIYPPKKGLSLNAQITQSDGLLENYIASDLSIPFSDARLEVERAVQSLKNQMDEDGSATLYKIGRFTLNADQGISFTPMYVLNYLPEAFGLSTQELIAIQSEVVPQSETQVEEQEDQVPVIPMPIQEKDQEETTEKSTPWLRYAAAGAVLLGLSYIGFRGYENQKQQEALAIEQKADKHLRTRIQEANIFISDPLPSIELTAAPQIKNFHIIAGAFREPANAAKRVRQLKNKGYNAKVIGVNSYGLHNVAFDSYATREEASNALTEIKNLGYDSAWMFVGELPEE, from the coding sequence ATGTTTGTAGCGATGAATATTGCTGAATACATCTCAGAATTGCTGTATCGCCATGAGTGTGTGGTGATTCCAGGTTTTGGCGCGTTGATAACACGACGTGTTCCCGCGCAGTATTTTCAAAGTACGCACACCATTTACCCGCCTAAAAAAGGTTTGAGCCTTAACGCTCAGATCACACAAAGCGATGGTCTGCTAGAAAACTACATCGCCAGCGACTTGAGTATCCCATTTTCTGATGCGCGCCTTGAGGTGGAAAGAGCCGTTCAATCGCTCAAGAATCAAATGGACGAGGACGGCAGTGCCACACTTTATAAGATCGGTCGCTTTACCCTTAATGCTGATCAAGGGATTTCATTCACGCCTATGTATGTGTTGAACTACTTGCCCGAAGCTTTTGGGTTGAGTACGCAAGAATTGATCGCAATTCAAAGTGAAGTTGTCCCGCAATCTGAAACACAAGTTGAGGAGCAAGAAGATCAAGTTCCCGTAATCCCCATGCCGATTCAGGAAAAGGATCAAGAAGAAACCACTGAAAAATCTACGCCTTGGTTGCGTTATGCTGCCGCTGGTGCGGTGCTTTTAGGTTTGAGTTATATAGGTTTTAGAGGATACGAGAACCAAAAGCAGCAAGAAGCCCTCGCCATCGAGCAAAAGGCTGACAAACACCTTCGTACCAGAATTCAGGAAGCTAACATTTTTATAAGCGATCCTTTACCGAGTATTGAGCTTACCGCGGCGCCTCAGATCAAGAATTTCCACATTATCGCAGGAGCTTTTAGAGAACCTGCAAACGCTGCAAAGCGCGTGCGCCAACTCAAAAACAAAGGGTACAACGCAAAAGTAATAGGCGTGAACTCTTATGGATTGCACAATGTCGCTTTTGACAGCTACGCCACCCGTGAAGAAGCTTCAAACGCTCTTACCGAAATCAAAAATTTGGGCTATGATTCGGCTTGGATGTTTGTAGGGGAGTTGCCGGAGGAGTGA
- a CDS encoding DUF6471 domain-containing protein, whose amino-acid sequence MANWNDKVKRLLKSELVKRGVSHAELADLLHNLGVKESKSSIDSKISRGSFSATFLIQCLIAIGCDKIEITSYETEILMAAEPESKYKIEA is encoded by the coding sequence GTGGCAAACTGGAATGATAAGGTGAAAAGGTTGCTCAAATCAGAATTGGTTAAACGAGGGGTTTCTCATGCTGAACTAGCCGATCTTTTGCATAATTTAGGAGTTAAAGAATCTAAATCAAGCATTGACAGTAAGATAAGCAGAGGGAGTTTTAGTGCAACATTTTTAATTCAATGTTTAATTGCGATAGGTTGTGATAAGATTGAAATTACCAGTTACGAGACAGAAATACTTATGGCAGCAGAGCCAGAATCAAAATACAAAATCGAAGCATAG
- the dcm gene encoding DNA (cytosine-5-)-methyltransferase, which produces MTKVKFIDLFAGMGGIRIGFENAFKSLGYETECVLTSEIKSYAVKTLEHNFDNDFFGGNIFDIPNEFIPDFDFLLAGFPCQPFSAGGKRQGFLDTRGTLFFEIERILKEKKPHGFILENVEGLVKHDLEDKNDKIGRTLKTILFKLENELGYQVSWKVLDSLDFGLPQSRKRIFIVGTRGEKVSLSVESVNYKPLKSILEKGLEPLDTNFTQKLLSNFELEDLYGKSIKDKRGGENNIHSWDIGLRGPVSDDQIILLNQLFKERRKKHWAEEIGIDWMDGMALTLDQIATFSNFKHLEEMLEDLVRKGYLRFEHPKKLVKEQTSQGFRKYRVYDETKPKGYNIVTGKLSFEINKILDPEDIAPTIVATDASRLAVPDNGGLRRLTVREGLRLFGYPEWYELPVKKNEAFDLLGNTVAVPVVEHVASRLAIKFQSSLDYSTTSISPVYSS; this is translated from the coding sequence ATGACAAAAGTTAAGTTTATTGATTTGTTTGCCGGAATGGGAGGAATTAGGATAGGGTTTGAAAACGCATTCAAAAGTTTGGGGTACGAAACAGAATGTGTTTTAACCTCTGAAATCAAATCATATGCGGTTAAAACGCTTGAACACAACTTTGATAACGATTTCTTTGGTGGAAACATTTTTGATATTCCAAATGAATTCATACCAGATTTTGATTTTCTTCTTGCTGGCTTCCCTTGTCAGCCATTTAGTGCGGGTGGGAAACGTCAAGGGTTTTTGGATACCCGCGGCACTTTGTTTTTCGAAATAGAAAGAATTTTAAAGGAAAAAAAACCTCACGGCTTTATTTTGGAAAATGTTGAGGGTCTTGTTAAACATGACCTAGAGGACAAGAATGATAAAATTGGACGTACATTAAAAACAATTCTATTTAAACTTGAGAACGAATTAGGATATCAGGTTTCTTGGAAAGTTTTAGACTCTTTAGATTTCGGATTGCCACAGTCCAGAAAAAGAATTTTTATAGTAGGGACAAGAGGCGAAAAAGTATCATTGAGTGTTGAAAGTGTTAATTATAAGCCTTTGAAGTCCATATTGGAGAAAGGATTAGAACCTTTAGATACAAATTTTACCCAGAAATTGCTCAGCAATTTTGAATTGGAAGATTTGTATGGAAAGTCAATTAAGGATAAAAGAGGAGGTGAAAACAATATTCATAGCTGGGACATTGGTTTAAGAGGGCCCGTTTCTGATGACCAGATTATTTTATTGAACCAATTATTTAAAGAGCGAAGGAAAAAACATTGGGCGGAAGAAATTGGTATAGATTGGATGGATGGTATGGCATTGACCTTAGATCAGATTGCAACATTTTCTAATTTCAAACACCTAGAAGAAATGTTAGAGGACTTGGTTAGAAAAGGATATTTACGCTTTGAACATCCTAAAAAATTAGTGAAAGAGCAAACTTCGCAAGGTTTTAGAAAGTACCGTGTTTATGACGAGACCAAACCTAAAGGTTATAACATAGTAACAGGTAAACTAAGTTTTGAGATAAATAAGATACTTGACCCAGAGGACATCGCACCGACTATCGTGGCAACTGACGCTTCCAGACTTGCTGTTCCTGATAATGGAGGACTAAGAAGACTTACAGTAAGAGAAGGTCTCAGACTATTCGGTTATCCTGAATGGTATGAGCTCCCTGTAAAGAAAAATGAAGCTTTTGACCTTTTAGGCAACACAGTAGCAGTACCCGTAGTGGAACATGTTGCCAGCAGATTAGCTATAAAATTTCAAAGTTCATTAGACTATTCTACAACAAGCATTTCACCTGTATATTCTTCGTAA
- a CDS encoding homogentisate 1,2-dioxygenase gives MPFYHKLGKIPPKRHTIFKKPDGSLYYEQLFGTIGFDGMSTNSYHMHRPTMVKEIKGSYSVAPEIALENHLKSYRLKGFQITPAPDYLESRKTVLTNSDVSIILAAPQESTKDYFYKNSDADELIFVHKGSGVLRTHLGNLEFKYGDYLLIPRGIIYKIDFDTEVNRFFIVESRRPIYTPKRYRNWFGQLLEHSPFCERDLRRPETLETHDEKGDFLMKVKKQDEIFDMVYASHPFDVVGYDGYNFPYAFSIHDFEPITGRIHQPPPVHQTFETDAFVVCSFVPRLYDYHPESIPAPYNHSNIDSDEVLYYVDGDFMSRNDIEAGHISLHPAGIPHGPHPGAVERSIGQTETEELAVMVDTFKPLKVTKDGLAIADDSYHKSWLE, from the coding sequence ATGCCTTTTTACCATAAGCTGGGGAAAATTCCACCCAAACGACACACGATTTTTAAGAAACCTGATGGATCGCTCTATTACGAGCAGCTCTTTGGGACTATAGGATTTGATGGAATGTCCACAAATTCCTATCACATGCACCGCCCCACAATGGTGAAGGAAATCAAAGGTTCTTACAGCGTTGCGCCTGAAATTGCACTTGAAAACCACTTGAAATCCTATCGATTAAAGGGCTTTCAAATCACGCCAGCTCCAGATTATCTGGAGAGCCGCAAAACAGTATTGACTAATAGTGATGTGAGCATCATTCTGGCTGCACCACAAGAATCCACAAAAGATTATTTCTATAAAAACTCAGATGCAGATGAGCTGATTTTTGTGCATAAAGGATCTGGCGTCTTGCGTACCCATCTTGGGAATCTCGAGTTTAAATATGGAGACTATTTATTAATCCCGCGCGGGATTATTTACAAGATCGATTTTGATACAGAGGTGAACCGATTTTTCATCGTAGAAAGCCGCAGACCGATCTACACACCTAAGCGTTACCGCAATTGGTTCGGTCAGTTGCTGGAGCACTCGCCCTTTTGTGAGCGCGATTTGCGCAGACCGGAAACACTTGAAACGCACGATGAAAAGGGCGATTTCTTGATGAAGGTAAAAAAGCAAGACGAGATTTTTGACATGGTTTATGCCTCCCATCCATTTGATGTGGTAGGTTACGACGGTTATAATTTTCCATACGCTTTTTCCATTCATGATTTTGAGCCCATAACGGGTCGCATACACCAGCCGCCACCAGTGCATCAAACCTTTGAGACTGATGCGTTTGTAGTATGCAGTTTTGTACCTAGGTTGTACGATTACCATCCAGAAAGTATACCGGCACCCTACAATCACAGTAACATTGATAGCGATGAGGTACTCTATTATGTAGATGGAGACTTTATGAGCCGTAATGATATAGAAGCGGGACACATAAGTCTACACCCGGCAGGAATCCCCCATGGGCCACATCCTGGAGCGGTAGAGCGCAGTATAGGTCAAACAGAAACCGAGGAACTTGCGGTAATGGTAGATACCTTTAAACCGCTCAAAGTGACAAAAGACGGACTCGCGATTGCTGATGACAGCTATCATAAGAGCTGGCTGGAATAA
- a CDS encoding VOC family protein yields MKKGIVFHEDPEDCSWFWREARSRDPDDNQIIIYFAGENGLNPPWRIEN; encoded by the coding sequence ATGAAAAAAGGAATTGTATTTCACGAAGATCCTGAAGATTGCAGCTGGTTTTGGCGAGAGGCAAGATCGCGCGATCCAGATGACAATCAGATCATTATATATTTTGCCGGTGAAAACGGTTTGAACCCACCTTGGAGAATTGAGAATTAA
- the pheS gene encoding phenylalanine--tRNA ligase subunit alpha produces MLDKVKEQLERVEQFTADSKEAVEQFRIEFLGSKGTIKDLFTKFREVPAEQKKAFGQAINELKQKASDKLAQLKDQVEDSGQDQKLINDLTRPGNPIKVGSRHPISIVKNQMIDVFSRIGFNISEGPEIEDDWHNFTALNLPEHHPARDMQDTFFIQTDPDILLRTHTSSVQVRYMENNQPPIRTISPGRVFRNEAISARSHCIFHQVEGLYIDKGVSFADMKQTLLYFTEQMFGKSKIRLRPSYFPFTEPSAEIDIYWGLETETDYRITKGTGWLEIGGCGMVDPAVLTNCKIDPEEYSGFAFGMGVERIAMLLYQIGDIRMFFENDVRFLKQFSNAI; encoded by the coding sequence ATGTTAGATAAGGTAAAAGAGCAATTAGAACGCGTTGAGCAGTTTACAGCCGACTCAAAGGAGGCTGTGGAGCAGTTCCGTATCGAGTTTTTGGGCAGTAAGGGAACTATCAAGGATTTGTTTACCAAATTCAGGGAAGTTCCTGCAGAGCAGAAAAAAGCTTTTGGGCAGGCGATCAACGAGCTTAAGCAAAAAGCAAGCGATAAGTTAGCACAGCTCAAAGATCAGGTAGAGGACAGCGGTCAAGATCAAAAACTGATCAATGACCTCACACGACCTGGCAACCCTATTAAAGTAGGATCCAGACACCCTATAAGCATCGTGAAAAACCAAATGATCGATGTGTTCTCCCGCATAGGTTTCAATATAAGCGAGGGACCGGAGATTGAAGACGACTGGCACAACTTTACCGCTCTTAATTTGCCAGAGCACCACCCGGCGCGCGACATGCAGGATACATTTTTTATCCAGACTGATCCAGATATTTTGCTGCGCACGCACACCAGCAGCGTTCAGGTGAGGTACATGGAGAACAACCAGCCGCCTATCAGGACTATATCGCCTGGCCGTGTGTTCCGTAATGAGGCAATTAGTGCACGATCGCACTGTATTTTTCATCAGGTGGAAGGTCTTTATATTGATAAAGGCGTGAGCTTTGCAGATATGAAGCAAACCTTGCTTTATTTTACCGAGCAGATGTTTGGGAAAAGTAAGATCAGATTACGCCCATCTTATTTCCCGTTTACGGAGCCTAGTGCAGAAATAGATATTTACTGGGGACTGGAAACCGAGACTGATTACCGCATCACAAAAGGTACGGGCTGGCTAGAAATAGGCGGTTGTGGTATGGTAGATCCCGCGGTTTTGACGAATTGTAAGATCGATCCAGAAGAATACAGTGGTTTTGCCTTTGGTATGGGCGTGGAGCGCATCGCCATGCTTTTGTATCAAATAGGAGACATACGCATGTTTTTTGAAAACGACGTGCGCTTCCTCAAGCAGTTTTCAAACGCGATCTAG
- the hppD gene encoding 4-hydroxyphenylpyruvate dioxygenase, with protein sequence MPAEIKNLRDLKNTEYGLKKLFQEAEDFLPLLGTDYVELYVGNAKQSAHFYKTAFGFQSEAYAGLETGLKDRVSYVLRQGKIRLVLTTPLQKDGELNRHINEHGDGVKVVALWVEDAVKAFEETTKRGAKPYQEPQTHEDENGKVITSGIYTYGETVHMFVQRDEYNGIFLPGFEKWESHYNPEPVGLKFIDHMVGNVGWNEMNTWCKFYGEVMGFAQIISFVDDDISTDYTALMSKVMSNGNGRVKFPINEPAEGKKKSQIEEYLDFYNGPGVQHIAVATDDIVATVSAMRDRGVEFLYVPDAYYDDLLERVGDIDEDVEVLKKHGILIDRDEEGYLLQLFTKTVVDRPTMFIEVIQRKGAQSFGVGNFKALFEAIEREQARRGTL encoded by the coding sequence ATGCCTGCAGAAATAAAAAACTTACGCGATTTAAAAAACACTGAATACGGACTCAAAAAACTGTTTCAAGAAGCCGAAGATTTTTTACCGCTTTTGGGAACGGATTATGTAGAACTCTATGTGGGTAATGCAAAGCAAAGTGCCCATTTCTATAAAACGGCTTTTGGTTTCCAGTCTGAGGCCTACGCAGGTCTTGAAACTGGTTTGAAGGATCGGGTTTCTTACGTGTTGCGTCAGGGTAAAATACGATTGGTCCTAACAACGCCTCTTCAGAAAGATGGAGAATTAAACAGACACATTAATGAGCACGGTGATGGGGTAAAAGTGGTCGCCTTATGGGTAGAAGATGCAGTCAAAGCCTTTGAAGAAACCACCAAACGAGGAGCAAAACCTTACCAAGAACCACAAACTCACGAAGATGAAAACGGAAAAGTGATCACCTCAGGAATTTATACTTATGGTGAGACCGTTCACATGTTTGTACAACGTGATGAGTACAATGGAATTTTCCTTCCCGGATTTGAAAAATGGGAATCACACTACAATCCAGAGCCAGTAGGCTTGAAGTTCATCGATCACATGGTAGGAAATGTTGGTTGGAATGAGATGAACACTTGGTGTAAGTTCTATGGCGAGGTTATGGGTTTTGCACAAATCATTTCTTTTGTCGACGATGACATTTCTACGGACTACACCGCACTCATGAGTAAAGTAATGAGTAACGGTAACGGCCGCGTCAAATTCCCCATCAATGAACCCGCCGAAGGAAAGAAAAAATCACAAATCGAGGAATACCTTGATTTTTACAATGGTCCTGGCGTGCAACACATCGCCGTAGCCACCGATGATATCGTCGCAACTGTAAGCGCGATGCGCGATCGTGGTGTAGAATTTCTCTACGTGCCAGATGCGTATTACGATGATTTATTAGAGCGCGTAGGCGACATTGATGAAGACGTTGAAGTGCTTAAAAAGCACGGTATTCTTATAGACCGCGATGAAGAAGGTTACTTACTCCAACTCTTCACTAAAACCGTAGTGGACCGCCCCACCATGTTTATTGAGGTAATCCAGCGCAAGGGAGCGCAGTCTTTTGGCGTTGGGAATTTCAAGGCGTTGTTTGAGGCGATTGAGCGCGAGCAGGCGAGGAGGGGGACTTTGTAG
- a CDS encoding phosphatase PAP2 family protein produces MIKSLIQVLRYLKEFFKKTSGRYSEQLPYILIGIVALVVFVGGIHLFVNLTDSVRDDAVAHYDQSISEFITSYRSPWLTDYFTFVTEVGDALGYLIVFVICTILFYVVFKNWKYVIQISAVLILALSSNLILKQMINRARPSVEHLVEVKTLSYPSGHAMMAMAFYGFIIYLIFHFKLSKTVKWISAVVLTILILSIGISRIYLGVHYPTDIAGGFIAGFLWVVFCAMIFNLIRIFKRDPKT; encoded by the coding sequence ATGATTAAAAGTTTGATCCAAGTTCTTAGATACCTTAAAGAGTTTTTCAAGAAAACCTCTGGAAGATACTCTGAGCAGCTGCCGTATATCCTGATCGGTATCGTGGCGCTTGTTGTTTTTGTGGGAGGAATTCATCTTTTTGTAAATCTTACAGATTCAGTACGTGATGATGCGGTTGCACATTATGATCAGTCGATCAGTGAATTCATCACATCATACCGCTCACCGTGGCTCACGGATTATTTTACGTTTGTGACAGAGGTAGGTGATGCGCTGGGCTATTTGATAGTATTTGTGATCTGTACGATCTTATTTTACGTGGTTTTCAAGAACTGGAAATATGTGATTCAGATTTCTGCAGTTTTGATCCTAGCGCTGAGCTCCAATTTGATCTTAAAGCAAATGATTAACCGTGCGAGACCCTCTGTAGAACATCTTGTAGAGGTCAAGACGCTCAGCTACCCAAGTGGCCACGCAATGATGGCGATGGCTTTTTATGGGTTTATAATTTATTTGATCTTTCACTTCAAGCTGTCTAAAACCGTAAAATGGATCAGCGCCGTTGTTCTCACAATCTTAATTTTGAGTATAGGAATAAGCAGAATTTACCTGGGCGTTCATTACCCAACCGATATCGCAGGCGGATTTATAGCTGGATTTTTGTGGGTTGTTTTTTGTGCAATGATTTTTAATTTGATCCGCATTTTCAAACGAGATCCAAAAACTTAA
- a CDS encoding CCC motif membrane protein produces MENPTSQGNNYGNKHPYEGQKLPADPLALTLGIVSLVIFLVLCWCYGVIAIITLILGIIGLVQANRSLKIYRSNPDKYSQATFRSVQNGRILNIISVVLSSLVTIGFLILALFFGSIFYSIMDGDWENIGNPDQFEQRIYGEDDGVLEESTDDWIYEDDIEDIDAEPDTLSTPEPPEEVIFDN; encoded by the coding sequence ATGGAAAACCCCACTTCCCAAGGCAATAATTACGGAAACAAGCATCCGTATGAAGGTCAAAAATTACCAGCAGATCCTCTGGCGCTTACGCTGGGCATAGTATCATTAGTTATTTTTCTAGTTTTATGCTGGTGTTACGGAGTTATCGCTATCATTACTCTAATTCTAGGTATTATAGGACTTGTACAAGCAAATCGAAGTCTTAAAATTTATCGATCTAATCCAGATAAGTACAGTCAAGCCACTTTTAGAAGCGTCCAGAATGGGCGTATCTTGAATATAATAAGTGTAGTTCTCTCATCATTGGTAACAATCGGCTTTCTTATTCTGGCTCTATTTTTTGGAAGCATATTCTATTCTATAATGGATGGAGATTGGGAGAACATAGGAAATCCAGACCAATTTGAGCAACGAATTTATGGTGAAGATGATGGCGTTCTAGAAGAAAGTACTGATGACTGGATCTATGAAGATGATATAGAAGACATTGATGCGGAACCTGATACCCTCTCCACTCCAGAACCACCCGAAGAAGTTATTTTTGACAATTAA